The genomic region GATGCCATCGCCCATGAATTTGAGGATATTGCCGCCGAAGCCCTGAATGGTGGCCACAGCCAGCGCGAAATAGTCGTTCAGCATGTCGATCAGATCCGGCCCGGGCAGCTGCTCGGCCAGGCGGGTAAAGCCTTTGAGGTCGAAGTAACAGATCACCGCGTCGATTTTTTGCGATGAGCCACGCTGGATCTCGCCTGACAGCACCCGCCGACCCGCATCCCGGCCCAAATAGACCTGCAGCAGGTCGCTGGCCATCTGCCGATGCGACGACGATTTCAGCGCCAGCCCTAGATAGGGCAATAAGGTGCGGAACAGCGACAGATCAGCGTCGGAAAATCCGCCCTCCTGATCCGAGGTCCAGGATACCATCATGCCTTCGGCGGGGTTATTGGGATCATTTGCCCCATCGTCCGGCGCGCCAAACATCAGTCTGGTTGCAAAATAGTCTGTCGCGCCGGTTTTCGACAAGTCTCGCATCAAAGGGAAATCGGTCATGTCCGCGGCCCCAAAGGAGGAGCGGAATTCTTCGCTGCCCAGCTCCAGCATCCTGTAGAACGGACTTTGCAGCCAAGCGTCGATTGGCGTTTCCTGACGTTGAAAATACTGGTGAGACAGGCCCTCGGCACCGGTCCAGCTAAAGCCAATACCGCCGAACTTGGGATGAAAGGCCCGCTGCGCGACATGAAACCGCAACAGTGGAATACCCGCCTGAACCAGGCGTTCGCAGTAGCCCTTAAGAATGTCCTCACGGCTGACACCGTGGAGCCCCTGCTCAATTATCCAGGCAATCAGCGGTGCCGCGATGTTATCAGTCTCAGTCATTCAGGCCTCTTTTGGTTCGCCCGTGATGTGGGCATGCCGATACCAAATTACTATGGGTCTATCCCGGAAATTTTCTTCAGCAGACGGCGCAGCAGGGCGGCCTCGTCTGCGCTGAATTGGGACGTCAGTTTTGCGTCATAAGTTTTGGCAACCGAACGCAGGTCACGATAGGCCATTTCCCCCGCAGGTGTCAGCGCCAAATGTTCCGCACGGCGATCATTCTCGTCCCGATCACGGGTCACAAACCTGCGCGCCGCCAGTTTGGCAACCGCCCGGCTAATCTTGGTCTTATGGATTTTCGCCCGCAAGCTGATGTCTTTGGCAGTCATGCTGCCATGAATGCCAAGATGGAACAGCACCCGCCACTCGGTCCGCAGCATGCCATACCGGTTCTTATATTCGCCCTGAAACTCGAGCGAACACTCCTCGGCGGCGCGGTTCAGCAGGAAGGGCAGGAAATCCTGCAGCGTAAAGTCATCTTTTTCTGTCATCCGGGCCTCCTATCCCTTGTTAGTTACAAAATCAACTATTATCGAAGCAACGAGACCGAAAAGGAACGCGCAATGACCCGACCTGTTGATCCCCATGAGATGATCCAGGCCCCCTCGCTGGCGGGCCCGCACCAAGGCTATATGTCCGGCTTTGGCAACGATTATGAAACCGAGGCGCTGCCCGGAGCGCTGCCCCAGGGCATGAACTCGCCACAGAAATGCGAGTACGGTCTGTATGGCGAGCAGCTCTCGGGCACCGCCTTTACCGCGCCCAGCCATCAGAACGAACGCACCTGGTGCTATCGCATCCGGCCCAGCGTCAAGCACAGCCACCGCTACAGCAAGATTGACCTGCCACAGTGGAAATCTGCGCCCAATGTGGACCCGGTTGTGATCAGCCTGGGCCAGTACCGCTGGGACCCAATGCCGCACAGCGACACCCCCCTGACCTGGCTGACCGGCATGCGCACCATGACCACGGCGGGGGATGTGAACACCCAGGTCGGCATGGCGACACATATCTACCTGGTGACGGATTCGATGGTCGACAGCTATTTCTATTCCGCCGATTCCGAGATGCTGGTGATCCCCCAAGAGGGCCGGTTGCGGTTCTGCACCGAGCTGGGGATCATCGACGTGGAACCGCAGGAGGTCGCCATTCTGCCACGCGGTCTGCTGTACCGGGTCGAGGTGCTGGAAGGTCCGGCGC from Parasedimentitalea psychrophila harbors:
- a CDS encoding adenylate/guanylate cyclase domain-containing protein, with the translated sequence MTETDNIAAPLIAWIIEQGLHGVSREDILKGYCERLVQAGIPLLRFHVAQRAFHPKFGGIGFSWTGAEGLSHQYFQRQETPIDAWLQSPFYRMLELGSEEFRSSFGAADMTDFPLMRDLSKTGATDYFATRLMFGAPDDGANDPNNPAEGMMVSWTSDQEGGFSDADLSLFRTLLPYLGLALKSSSHRQMASDLLQVYLGRDAGRRVLSGEIQRGSSQKIDAVICYFDLKGFTRLAEQLPGPDLIDMLNDYFALAVATIQGFGGNILKFMGDGILTMFDLGSVQEDAKAALDAASELRTKIAERNIERASAGLPVADFTLALHAGEILYGNIGAENRLDFTVIGPTVNLTSRISGLHREVGQSIIVSEVVQRAAQPSPHDLVSLGRYMLRGVAEPIELYTIFDGAK
- a CDS encoding MarR family winged helix-turn-helix transcriptional regulator; this translates as MTEKDDFTLQDFLPFLLNRAAEECSLEFQGEYKNRYGMLRTEWRVLFHLGIHGSMTAKDISLRAKIHKTKISRAVAKLAARRFVTRDRDENDRRAEHLALTPAGEMAYRDLRSVAKTYDAKLTSQFSADEAALLRRLLKKISGIDP